The Drosophila bipectinata strain 14024-0381.07 chromosome 2L, DbipHiC1v2, whole genome shotgun sequence genome has a segment encoding these proteins:
- the LOC108119317 gene encoding uncharacterized protein isoform X4 — MLSQPPENELRKSHDQNPAALSEHQLRVQASLQRLNIPDWFRHYNQGDESTSCGTSVAGRTTGGYRPGNFTRKRTQETGRWQGLNSKTTSLSSLGSQRSDRSPLLLSPSAHSHHGGQSSSTGGSSTDHGAGHVQTCLGATRWSTSHLNSTQTSPIISQRGSFTRGAPITSSFISVASSSGVLRNSYRQPYLGWRSTEKLSQRTPHERLANSLLAQRATPSSNSVTNGVSNQQPVTAEIQSSIKEVTSAIVHYVNDQQQQQMAERSRSSSPNSRKCWLESSFVGIRPLHSPLTPVIDSSPPTSTHGNHQLHSFSYHLHLEDGLRPVDTAEQPSLRMNGLSRVGGGGAPERSLSSASLEDVLASLLGLPTTFSSNQNSNNNSNSSRNQGATSKTTATDPVYRQQLQALTPADPQKIRRRSEGDAAHSKKEPFQGQPNTNFHSHLYQGETNSQQNASSRNRRVSLENSSPAEPHEKSSDKPNGEHQPGLELQVRCRNTKCQQSASPAHAKKVYKSCHNCSYLYCTRECRRAHWEKHRKACLHSRASNLCRQVLATCKDDPDSQRQLSLLARKGSLSQGRGVVRVLFRSADAAECFIKNGFQCMGEASYVRWPDLMPAEMGLELYSELLKLSTEYKPESKMLIYVAICVVSEAPGMGQAPVRWERQLVSRCAKLKLCKSALAEMELQQQALQQSLSVVAVPERTEILILTFNPGQRSLLSNRELILSNILDILSRRGVILHKHYPEVFQRLQTFTDGQSDKFNPVTLHPRDSQTGQSFVCIIMPVQTDGELIKLPSAADGCNRVTTIDVGSPAALAQLDDDELLKRSSPPS; from the exons CCTCCTGAGAATGAACTTCGAAAATCTCATGATCAAAACCCGGCCGCCTTGAGCGAACATCAGCTACGTGTACAGGCCTCTCTGCAGCGGCTTAACATTCCCGACTGGTTCCGACACTACAATCAGGGAGATGAAAGCACTTCATGTGGAACATCTGTCGCCGGACGAACAACTGGGGGCTACCGTCCAGGAAACTTTACCCGCAAACGCACGCAGGAAACAGGTCGTTGGCAGGGACTTAACTCAAAGACGACATCACTCAGCTCATTGGGTTCGCAACGTTCCGACAGAAGCCCTTTGCTACTTAGCCCCTCAGCGCACAGTCACCATGGTGGCCAGAGCTCCTCTACTGGGGGATCGTCCACTGACCATGGGGCGGGGCATGTTCAGACGTGCTTAGGAGCAACCCGTTGGTCCACGTCCCACCTTAACTCTACTCAAACTTCGCCGATTATCTCGCAGCGCGGCAGTTTCACGCGGGGAGCGCCTATTACAAGCAGCTTTATATCAGTGGCCAGTAGCAGCGGTGTTCTACGGAACTCCTACCGTCAGCCGTACCTTGGATGGCGCAGCACAGAAAAGTTATCCCAACGGACGCCACATGAACG TTTGGCGAACTCACTTCTGGCGCAGCGTGCAACCCCGTCGTCGAATTCGGTGACCAATGGAGTCTCTAATCAGCAGCCTGTGACAGCAGAGATCCAAAGTTCCATTAAGGAGGTAACGTCGGCCATCGTTCATTATGTGAAtgaccagcagcaacagcaaatgGCGGAGCGCAGCCGCTCATCCAGTCCGAATTCAAG AAAATGCTGGCTGGAGAGTAGCTTTGTTGGCATAAGGCCTTTGCATTCGCCACTGACACCTGTGATTGACAGCAGCCCGCCCACATCAACACATGGAAACCATCAGCTACACAGCTTTTCGTACCACCTGCATCTGGAAGACGGTCTAAGGCCAGTGGACACTGCTGAGCAACCATCGCTTCGCATGAACGGTCTTAGTCGTgtcggcggcggtggcg CCCCCGAACGCTCTTTGAGCAGCGCCTCGCTAGAAGATGTCCTAGCTTCGCTTTTAGGACTGCCAACTACTTTCTCCTCCAACCAGAACAGCAATAACAACAGTAACAGCAGCAGAAACCAAGGTGCAACGTCGAAGACGACAG CAACTGACCCAGTTTATCGGCAGCAGCTTCAAGCGCTAACGCCTGCCGATCCACAGAAGATTCGTAGAAGAAGTGAAGGTGATGCGGCACACTCTAAAAAAGAGCCATTTCAGGGCCAGCCAAATACCAACTTCCACTCACACTTATATCAAGGTGAAACTAATAGTCAACAAAATGCCAGCTCCAGAAATCGACGGGTATCATTGGAAAATTCTTCGCCTGCAGAGCCGCATGAGAAAAGCAGTGATAAACCAAACGGAGAGCACCAACCGGGATTGGAACTTCAGGTGCGTTGCCGAAACACTAAGTGTCAGCAAAGTGCCTCTCCGGCACATGCCAAGAAAGTGTACAAGTCGTGCCATAACTGCTCCTATTTATACTGTACGCGGGAGTGTAGGCGAGCGCACTGGGAGAAACACCGAAAGGCTTGCTTGCACTCGCGTGCATCAAATCTCTGCCGGCAGGTGCTAGCCACATGCAAGGACGACCCCGACTCGCAACGTCAGCTCAGCCTTTTGGCTCGAAAAGGCAGCTTGTCGCAGGGACGGGGTGTTGTACGGGTCTTGTTCCGCAGTGCTGACGCGGCGGAGTGCTTTATTAAAAACGGGTTTCAGTGCATGGGCGAGGCCTCTTACGTGCGCTGGCCTGATCTTATGCCCGCCGAAATGGGCTTGGAGCTGTATTCAGAACTCCTGAAACTTAGCACAGAGTACAAGCCAGAGTCCAAGATGCTGATCTACGTGGCTATATGCGTGGTATCCGAAGCGCCTGGAATGGGGCAGGCGCCTGTGCGATGGGAGCGCCAACTTGTGTCCCGGTGCGCAAAGCTAAAACTTTGCAAGTCAGCGCTAGCAGAGATGGAACTACAGCAGCAAGCACTACAACAGTCGCTATCAGTGGTGGCAGTGCCGGAACGCACCGAGATCCTCATCCTCACCTTTAATCCTGGACAGCGATCTTTACTTAGTAACCGCGAACTTATTCTATCCAACATACTGGATATATTATCTCGCCGTGGAGTTATACTCCACAAACACTACCCGGAGGTCTTTCAGCGGCTTCAAACATTTACAGATGGACAAAGTGATAAATTTAATCCAGTGACTTTGCACCCTCGCGATTCTCAAACGGGACAGAGTTTTGTCTGTATAATTATGCCCGTACAAACTGACGGCGAGCTTATTAAGCTGCCCTCTGCAGCCGACGGTTGCAACCGGGTCACAACAATAGATGTGGGCTCTCCAGCCGCGCTCGCTCAATTAGATGACGATGAGCTACTTAAGCGCAGTTCTCCACCAAGTTGA
- the Clamp gene encoding transcription factor Clamp isoform X2, with the protein MEDLTKNIIFTNAINGQPATIQYQTADGTILKQPKIEGQKTEQQPTFYYTTNGNGGTVNLAQLATTDDNKTCYIAQPVGGYNYALVNGMPLNQGTALGIATVDAQGRIQIVNQNKPITANTISNISFKCDVCSDMFPHLALLNAHKRMHTDGEQQQQQHTSQQSGGDSIAVVNAQGLVQAQNIINNGQMGQIQIVASDSLEPVQQSVMQQQHDSKASKCINCGGPILQQSKRKGPKQVRCETCMQAEQAAQQQQQQQQLFVAQDGQMAHPVQIISTTPQAQAQLQQIVASQTGGTTPKREPTSGSGHHPVKKRNSQQMTKCQKCNGSGMVIVGQHSHGGLGGAGGSVKQTVTVKTENPSKPFSCNICGGLFSRYSSLWSHKKLHSGEKNYKCSICGLAFAKAVYLKNHARIHTGEKPYKCQTCGMQFSQSPHLKNHERTHSGERPYVCGVCDKGFARHATLWNHRRIHTGEKPYKCEICGSAFSQAAHLKNHAKVHSGEKPYKCEICSAAFADRFALKRHRGIHQKYGQTAPRQPGGEGMIVHKQEIPDMDDEAQQEVIIGGL; encoded by the exons ATGGAAGACCtcactaaaaatataatcttcaCAAACGCAATCAACGGGCAACCGGCCACAATTCAGTACCAAACCGCAGATGGTACTATTCTTAAGCAGCCGAAGATTGAGGGGCAAAAAACAGAGCAACAACCCACCTTCTACTACACGACGAAT GGAAATGGAGGAACTGTCAATCTCGCCCAGCTTGCCACCACGGATGATAACAAAACCTGCTATATTGCCCAACCGGTGGGTGGCTACAATTATGCCTTGGTGAATGGGATGCCGCTTAATCAGGGCACAGCGTTAGGAATCGCAACAGTCGACGCACAAGGGCGCATTCAGATCGTCAATCAAAACAAGCCCATTACAGCT AACACTATATCTAACATCAGTTTTAAGTGCGATGTTTGTTCGGACATGTTTCCCCACCTCGCTTTACTGAACGCTCATAAGCGAATGCATACAGACGGtgaacaacaacagcaacagcacaCCTCCCAGCAAAGTGGTGGCGACTCTATAGCTGTCGTCAACGCCCAAGGATTAGTGCAAGCCCAAAATATTATTAACAACGGACAGATGGGTCAAATACAGATTGTTGCATCTGACTCGCTTGAGCCTGTTCAGCAATCTGtaatgcagcagcaacatgatTCCAAAGCAAGCAAGTGCATCAATTGTGGAGGCCCTATCCTTCAGCAATCCAAACGCAAGGGTCCGAAGCAAGTCCGATGTGAAACCTGCATGCAAGCTGAACAGGcggcgcagcagcagcaacaacagcagcagctttTTGTTGCACAAGACG GCCAAATGGCTCACCCAGTGCAAATCATATCAACTACACCCCAGGCCCAGGCTCAGTTACAGCAAATTGTAGCATCGCAAACAGGTGGTACGACCCCGAAAAGGGAACCGACCAGTGGATCCGGCCACCACCCAGTGAAAAAACGAAATTCACAGCAGATGACAAAATGTCAAAAGTGCAACGGATCCGGCATGGTTATCGTGGGGCAGCATTCTCATGGGGGTCTGGGTGGAGCTGGAGGTTCGGTTAAACAAACCGTCACTGTAAAAACTGA AAATCCATCGAAACCGTTTAGCTGTAATATATGTGGTGGACTGTTTTCACGATATTCGAGCCTTTGGTCACATAAAAAACTACATAGCGGGGAAAAAAACTACAAGTGCAGCATTTGTGGACTTGCTTTTGCCAAAGCTGTTTATTTAAAGAACCATGCACGGATTCATACGGGTGAAAAGCCATACAA ATGCCAAACCTGCGGTATGCAGTTCTCCCAATCGCCACATCTTAAAAATCACGAACGTACGCACAGTGGCGAACGACCATACGTATGTGGGGTTTGTGATAAAGGATTTGCCCGACACGCAACGCTTTGGAACCATAGACGAATCCACACAGGTGAAAAGCCGTATAAGTGTGAAATTTGTGGTTCAGCATTCTCGCAGGCTGCCCATCTAAAGAACCATGCCAAGGTGCATTCCGGCGAAAAGCCATACAAATGCGAGATATGTTCTGCTGCGTTTGCTGATCGCTTTGCCCTTAAGAGGCACCGTGGCATACACCAAAAATACGGGCAAACAGCGCCTCGCCAACCTGGCGGCGAAGGGATGATAGTGCACAAGCAGGAGATACCTGACATGGATGACGAAGCTCAGCAGGAAGTTATCATTGGTGGATTATAG
- the Clamp gene encoding transcription factor Clamp isoform X1 has product MEDLTKNIIFTNAINGQPATIQYQTADGTILKQPKIEGQKTEQQPTFYYTTNGNGGTVNLAQLATTDDNKTCYIAQPVGGYNYALVNGMPLNQGTALGIATVDAQGRIQIVNQNKPITANTISNISFKCDVCSDMFPHLALLNAHKRMHTDGEQQQQQHTSQQSGGDSIAVVNAQGLVQAQNIINNGQMGQIQIVASDSLEPVQQSVMQQQHDSKASKCINCGGPILQQSKRKGPKQVRCETCMQAEQAAQQQQQQQQLFVAQDGQMAHPVQIISTTPQAQAQLQQIVASQTGGTTPKREPTSGSGHHPVKKRNSQQMTKCQKCNGSGMVIVGQHSHGGLGGAGGSVKQTVTVKTECSSCRNPSKPFSCNICGGLFSRYSSLWSHKKLHSGEKNYKCSICGLAFAKAVYLKNHARIHTGEKPYKCQTCGMQFSQSPHLKNHERTHSGERPYVCGVCDKGFARHATLWNHRRIHTGEKPYKCEICGSAFSQAAHLKNHAKVHSGEKPYKCEICSAAFADRFALKRHRGIHQKYGQTAPRQPGGEGMIVHKQEIPDMDDEAQQEVIIGGL; this is encoded by the exons ATGGAAGACCtcactaaaaatataatcttcaCAAACGCAATCAACGGGCAACCGGCCACAATTCAGTACCAAACCGCAGATGGTACTATTCTTAAGCAGCCGAAGATTGAGGGGCAAAAAACAGAGCAACAACCCACCTTCTACTACACGACGAAT GGAAATGGAGGAACTGTCAATCTCGCCCAGCTTGCCACCACGGATGATAACAAAACCTGCTATATTGCCCAACCGGTGGGTGGCTACAATTATGCCTTGGTGAATGGGATGCCGCTTAATCAGGGCACAGCGTTAGGAATCGCAACAGTCGACGCACAAGGGCGCATTCAGATCGTCAATCAAAACAAGCCCATTACAGCT AACACTATATCTAACATCAGTTTTAAGTGCGATGTTTGTTCGGACATGTTTCCCCACCTCGCTTTACTGAACGCTCATAAGCGAATGCATACAGACGGtgaacaacaacagcaacagcacaCCTCCCAGCAAAGTGGTGGCGACTCTATAGCTGTCGTCAACGCCCAAGGATTAGTGCAAGCCCAAAATATTATTAACAACGGACAGATGGGTCAAATACAGATTGTTGCATCTGACTCGCTTGAGCCTGTTCAGCAATCTGtaatgcagcagcaacatgatTCCAAAGCAAGCAAGTGCATCAATTGTGGAGGCCCTATCCTTCAGCAATCCAAACGCAAGGGTCCGAAGCAAGTCCGATGTGAAACCTGCATGCAAGCTGAACAGGcggcgcagcagcagcaacaacagcagcagctttTTGTTGCACAAGACG GCCAAATGGCTCACCCAGTGCAAATCATATCAACTACACCCCAGGCCCAGGCTCAGTTACAGCAAATTGTAGCATCGCAAACAGGTGGTACGACCCCGAAAAGGGAACCGACCAGTGGATCCGGCCACCACCCAGTGAAAAAACGAAATTCACAGCAGATGACAAAATGTCAAAAGTGCAACGGATCCGGCATGGTTATCGTGGGGCAGCATTCTCATGGGGGTCTGGGTGGAGCTGGAGGTTCGGTTAAACAAACCGTCACTGTAAAAACTGA ATGTTCGTCTTGCAGAAATCCATCGAAACCGTTTAGCTGTAATATATGTGGTGGACTGTTTTCACGATATTCGAGCCTTTGGTCACATAAAAAACTACATAGCGGGGAAAAAAACTACAAGTGCAGCATTTGTGGACTTGCTTTTGCCAAAGCTGTTTATTTAAAGAACCATGCACGGATTCATACGGGTGAAAAGCCATACAA ATGCCAAACCTGCGGTATGCAGTTCTCCCAATCGCCACATCTTAAAAATCACGAACGTACGCACAGTGGCGAACGACCATACGTATGTGGGGTTTGTGATAAAGGATTTGCCCGACACGCAACGCTTTGGAACCATAGACGAATCCACACAGGTGAAAAGCCGTATAAGTGTGAAATTTGTGGTTCAGCATTCTCGCAGGCTGCCCATCTAAAGAACCATGCCAAGGTGCATTCCGGCGAAAAGCCATACAAATGCGAGATATGTTCTGCTGCGTTTGCTGATCGCTTTGCCCTTAAGAGGCACCGTGGCATACACCAAAAATACGGGCAAACAGCGCCTCGCCAACCTGGCGGCGAAGGGATGATAGTGCACAAGCAGGAGATACCTGACATGGATGACGAAGCTCAGCAGGAAGTTATCATTGGTGGATTATAG